Below is a genomic region from Ciona intestinalis chromosome 14, KH, whole genome shotgun sequence.
tactatataaaaaacagaGTTTCAGCTAATCCATTTTTAAATCacattccctgatgaagtctcggCGTATGACAGACGAAACGTCAGAAATACGCTACGTTTTACACCAGATATGCCGTTGAAATATTATTCACATTATGTCTGGTGGCAGAAgtaacacaatattttaaacctgaTATGTATTCGCCTATTCTACTGCAAAATAGTTTGAGACCTCAGAAACGTTTACCTAAATGTCATCTAATTACCATTTGTGCTCAAATATATAACTGACTGAACGAACAAATTAAACTGGTTATTTTTCTTGGTTTAGTGGCTATAATTACGTCACTAACTCCggtatttaggccagagttggcccagcATTTTAATGTTCATAgttaactaaaaaattaacattattaatttatatttaataagtaGATCCTATAGCGAAACACACTTGGTAACCCTAAGATCATACAACGATGAACCTATATATATNATATATATATANNTATATATAACAAGGGTGGGGGGAAAGACTGGGACACNCTTTTATTTTNTTTTCTAAGTCGCATATNGGTAATAAACAAANGAATATTCAACAGAATTTCAactcgtatcctcacgaactCCCATANGACCGNNNNNNNNNNNNNNNNNNNNNNNNNNNNNNNNNNNNNNNNNNNNNNNNNNGGATTGGCgccaattttacaaaattttaggGGTTGCGACAATAATGTGTTAACTGTAAGtaggttttattttgaaaaaaaatattttaaggaCGCTTGTATATTTAGAAAATCAACAATTCTTATGGGATATGCTTGCAAACCCTGCAcggggttagggggttaggtgttaaTAGTTAGGGGGTtggtggttataggggttagtagttagtggttataggggttagtggttagcaaataaggtggggggggggtagaatcttcactagcaccataATTTTGAATCTACAAATTACAATTTCTATGGCTTGGCCCTGAAAACAACAGCCATATGTGCTTACCACCGTTGTATATAAGGTGCATATTAAACTTGTGAGCGCTATAGACCAGTTGAGTTTCAGCGGTGTGACAGCAGTTATAACAAGTGCAGGCACGTAGATTGTGATTCCCGTGTATATAACCTGAAACATAAATGGGAGATTAAAAAACggtaaatgaaaaattaatcGACGGATGAAAGTAACTTGCGCTATCCTATAGCGTAggcggaaacgacagtcgttacaacactggtgttcatacaccttatatcAGCTTACGCGTTGCcgcgtgtgtaactttgttggtgttaAATCAGGTGTTAGGTTTATGTAGATACGTTTAGGTGTCATTCTTCTAATTagagttaaatttattaaatagtagggtgggataagacggaacacctttagcacagaatatctaaatatcatgatcgtattttaaacaaataacaacgatctatgggagtcgtgagggtattgttttaaaattatttgaatgttctttgcttttaccaaatgagacgtgaaaatagaatgaaactttgtcccatctttccccaccctactatattttgtttgaacGTATAAAACCAATGTCGTTTCGCAGTTTCTGTCAGCCTTTGCACAGAGTATAATTTTCGTTGTTGCAATTAGgaggttttttttaatgcagttttatagtgttggggtaattgggcAGTTTtagcctaaatcccatgtACCCTGGCCTGCTTCGGTATAGGACATTATATAGACTAGAATAGATAAGCACTACACAGCGTTGCGTTTGCACAACACCGTAAAAGTCAGTTAGACCGTTACGGGCCAATTCAATAGAAGTAGACTTATAGTAATGTGATGCTGTTATGTAAGTATTGTTTGCTCCTGATGACGTATGTTTTAAACTGGGTTTTTCCGTTGCTGGCTTTGGTAATACATGTTTGTGCACAGGAATTCGTGACTGTGAATGAATGTCAATTTATGcttgcatggcgggacaacggcagtcgttatatagtaatgtggggaaagatgggacacttttcttTACTATTCTCTCGttccacttggtagtaaacaaataagaacgttcaaagaattctaaaaccgtatttccacgactcccatggactgttgttaatcgtttaaaacacgatctgaatatttggatattatgtgttaaagatgtcccgtctttccccgtcctactatatcACGGATGTTCTATTTTCACACACCCATCGTACTTACTTACATACGAGTATATGCAAATAATAGTATAAgcgaattttaatttattgatttGGTATTTGGTTACTTTGCATTTGCATATATTTATCTAACATAGAGCAATTGAGGCACCTTGTACCGTACATTAACATACTTACGAATGTGAAAACTATGAGTGCAGAAGTAAGCCGTCGTAAAGTTGTATTGAATCGGAGCTCCAGATACTGAAATatatgtgaataaatgaatgaatgtaacttactttatcctcgcgtggccagaaaacgacagtcgttataacacgggtgttcatatacacctcgtgccagcttacgagttaccatgtatgttactttgtgggtgattatcttttttgtgtttatttttttaatgtgtggcggataatttggacaatccattagtgaccatttgtttggagcaattgtcgttaactgtcttgccgaaggacacatacgcccacaatggtagcaatgagccttgaaccgatAACCTCTGGGTTCGAAGAAGGCGCGCTAACCGACTGTGATGTATAGTGTTTAAGATAGACTGTATAAAATGGCCGTGGTAATAGGCCTTATTACCTCGTATACTGACTTTAGCTTTAGTCGATAGAAGAGTGGTATGTAGTAACAGCAAACAAAGATAACAGGAATTGTGAACGCAAATGCCGTCCATAGCATCACTGTACCGTACATGTAGACCTCCCCCGGTAACGCTATGACCGTGATAGCGGATATGAAGCTCACGGATATAGATAAACCCACCGGCCactaaaatagaaacaactcTATTATGTACAGAGGGTGTTAAAGTAAATTGTGGGCCGTAGGGCTAATGAATATTGTTACAACttaatatcccatgtttcctaatggtgtttttaacaattagtaGCTATCTTTTGGAGTGGCGACGATACGATCCTATAAATAATCTTTggttactactaaatgggacgataaaacaagaataaaagCGAATTCTTTCCATCCTCCCATATATTTATTCCAAAACTCCCGAATATagtatactatataaataaatacgcTCAGCCGCAGCAAATGTATAATAAGTTACCGGTGACATGGTGTGGTTCCCGAAGTAGTAATTCTCAGTCGAGTTATCCGATCTATCTGTGATCGCATAATAGATCCCGATAGCCAGAGACAGGAATAAAGCAACTgcgtaaaacatatttaatttagtttaaaagcaAGTATACGTGACATGTGGTTGTATACTAGGccgttatatttaatatgggtgaggtcctgcagtgcTGAGGCATGTCATGAAACCTCAGATGTAGGCCAGAAttgtccattaccccaactatgggtgaggtcctacagcgaggctcTTCGTGGGACTTTAGATTTAGGTTAtatagttggcccattacctcaacacgTATATGGTCGTATGTTACATTCTATATATCGTGCGTGTATAAGTATCGAAAATCttgtttattcaaaacaaccCCATTTAGCCGACATCACAAACCAATTACTTGAGCGTAATCCGGAAACAGGTGTTGAAGATTGGCAGGCGTTTATAAGCCGTAAAGATCCCACACATGAGTATAAACATCAACAAACCCTGAACCATAATTGGGAGCAGAGCGTTCGGTAATTGATATGGATCAGTTAATAGTGGTAAAGGCGTtcaggtatagtagggttgggaaagatgggacacattttcattctattttc
It encodes:
- the LOC100178940 gene encoding sodium-coupled monocarboxylate transporter 1-like, which codes for MEVEGGGFGTADFVVLGVALFLSLAIGIYYAITDRSDNSTENYYFGNHTMSPWPVGLSISVSFISAITVIALPGEVYMYGTVMLWTAFAFTIPVIFVCCYYIPLFYRLKLKSVYEYLELRFNTTLRRLTSALIVFTFVIYTGITIYVPALVITAVTPLKLNWSIALTSLICTLYTTVVSTYGCCFQGQAIEIVICRFKIMVLVKILPPPHLIC